The Candidatus Methylomirabilota bacterium genome includes a region encoding these proteins:
- a CDS encoding nuclear transport factor 2 family protein: MSPEIDLFIALERRVWQALADGDVSADSSLLDPQFVGVYETGFGSKDDHVAQLRNGPVVGSFAIEDPRLLVFAPDTVLLAYRATFTPAGKADPQVVRTMYVSSVWQQCGADWVNIFSQDTMADEAAK; the protein is encoded by the coding sequence ATGTCACCAGAAATAGATCTGTTCATCGCGCTTGAGCGCCGCGTCTGGCAGGCGCTGGCAGATGGCGATGTCAGCGCCGATTCCAGTCTCCTCGATCCCCAGTTTGTCGGCGTCTATGAAACAGGCTTCGGTTCAAAAGATGACCATGTGGCGCAACTGCGCAACGGCCCGGTTGTTGGAAGCTTCGCCATCGAGGATCCTCGACTCCTGGTATTCGCACCGGACACCGTGCTGCTTGCCTATAGAGCAACCTTTACACCGGCCGGCAAGGCCGATCCACAGGTGGTCCGCACCATGTACGTGTCGTCAGTGTGGCAACAGTGCGGTGCTGACTGGGTCAACATATTCAGTCAAGACACGATGGCGGATGAGGCTGCCAAGTGA
- a CDS encoding BrnT family toxin, with amino-acid sequence MRYEWDPQKNERLKRERNISFEKIVFHLSQGDVWRLADHPDQKNYPGQRIYFVIVEDYIYLVPHVVEKDYVFLKTIIPSRKATGTYKGEQEG; translated from the coding sequence ATGAGATATGAATGGGATCCGCAAAAGAATGAGCGATTAAAACGAGAAAGAAATATCTCATTCGAGAAAATAGTCTTTCATCTATCTCAAGGTGATGTATGGAGACTTGCGGATCATCCCGATCAGAAGAACTATCCCGGGCAAAGAATATACTTCGTCATTGTAGAAGACTACATTTATCTTGTTCCTCATGTTGTCGAAAAAGACTACGTGTTCTTGAAAACGATTATTCCCAGTAGAAAGGCAACCGGGACCTACAAGGGCGAGCAGGAGGGCTAG
- a CDS encoding aminoacetone oxidase family FAD-binding enzyme: MKRVVVIGAGAAGTMAAIFAATSSAETLLLERTKDGGRKILMSGGGRCNILPAVVHESCFVTDSSPHTLRKMLRSWPLDEQIAFFEGEVGIPLMEEKESAKLFPQSESARDVRDRLLALARARGVVIETGALVTGFIPTGNGWRIERRGGPSLQADAVVVATGGLSFPGTGSDGLGLSIVKALGHTINRTYPALTPLTATVRRKSDTTGGAPFATLSGISLPVTLTARAGTLESTSTGGFLFTHHGYSGPAVLDVSHVAVRSRAEMGSPARLVVRWTSLNDKDWESALGSRGSRTVLNAVAAQLPRRLADALIELVGIDPHRTLSQLTRDERLRLIDILVRCELPWSGDEGYGNAEVTGGGVCLSEIDPKTMESKIHKGLFLCGEMLDAFGPIGGYNFLWAWATGRAAGLGASHTQ, from the coding sequence ATGAAACGCGTTGTCGTCATTGGAGCGGGGGCGGCGGGGACCATGGCCGCGATCTTTGCGGCCACCAGCAGCGCCGAGACGCTGCTCCTCGAGCGAACGAAGGACGGCGGACGCAAAATCCTCATGAGCGGGGGCGGCCGGTGCAACATCCTGCCAGCCGTCGTTCATGAGTCGTGCTTCGTCACCGATTCTTCACCCCACACCCTTCGAAAGATGCTCCGCTCCTGGCCGCTGGACGAGCAGATCGCATTCTTCGAAGGCGAAGTCGGGATCCCCCTGATGGAAGAAAAGGAGTCGGCGAAGCTGTTTCCACAATCCGAGAGCGCGCGTGATGTTCGCGACAGGCTGCTGGCGCTCGCGCGTGCCAGAGGCGTTGTGATCGAGACCGGCGCGTTGGTTACCGGATTCATCCCGACCGGCAACGGCTGGCGGATTGAACGGCGGGGAGGACCTTCTCTACAGGCCGATGCCGTCGTTGTCGCCACGGGTGGCCTCTCTTTTCCCGGTACGGGAAGCGACGGTCTTGGGCTCAGCATTGTCAAGGCGCTGGGGCATACGATCAACCGAACCTACCCGGCGCTGACTCCGCTGACGGCAACGGTTCGACGAAAGTCGGACACGACGGGTGGCGCGCCGTTCGCCACACTTTCAGGAATCTCGCTGCCGGTCACGCTGACCGCCCGCGCAGGAACCTTGGAGTCCACATCGACAGGAGGATTTCTGTTCACCCACCACGGCTACAGCGGACCCGCCGTGCTCGATGTGTCTCATGTCGCCGTACGCTCACGCGCCGAGATGGGCTCTCCCGCGCGTCTCGTTGTACGATGGACGTCGTTGAACGATAAGGATTGGGAATCGGCGCTCGGGTCGCGCGGCTCTCGAACGGTGTTGAATGCTGTAGCGGCTCAGTTGCCGCGTCGACTCGCCGACGCGCTGATCGAATTGGTCGGGATTGATCCTCACCGAACGCTCTCGCAACTGACCCGCGATGAGCGGTTGCGTCTCATCGACATCCTCGTGCGATGCGAACTGCCGTGGTCTGGAGACGAGGGATACGGGAACGCCGAGGTCACCGGCGGTGGCGTGTGTCTGTCGGAGATCGATCCGAAGACGATGGAAAGCAAGATTCACAAGGGGCTGTTTCTGTGCGGCGAGATGCTCGACGCCTTCGGACCGATCGGCGGCTACAACTTCCTCTGGGCGTGGGCGACGGGGCGTGCGGCCGGCCTCGGCGCATCACACACGCAATAG
- a CDS encoding ATP-binding cassette domain-containing protein, protein MALVTLDHVSLAYGHVPLLDDASLQVEAGERVCVIGRNGTGKSTLLQILSGDQVPDSGSVWRQPDVGVARLVQDVPLSSNRPVFDVVAEGLGNLGELVAAYHHAAVEVAERGTDISLDKLGRLQRELEERDGWRLEQRVETVLDRLGLPAEAIVDALSGGWRRRVLLARALVAQPQLLLLDEPTNHLDIDAMIWLEEFLKTYAGAVVFVTHDRMFLQNLATRIVELDRGQLTSWPGDYATFLRRKEEWLASEAAQNNKFDKRLAEEEVWLRQGIKARRTRDEGRVRALMAMRQERAARRAQVGNVRLRAEIGERSGRLVFEAVGISKSFGDKAVVRDLSVRMMRGDRVGLIGPNGSGKTTLLRLLIGDLTPDTGYVKRGANVQVAYYDQQREQLDPQRTVFDTVGDGNDTVTVNGRTQHVHGYLRDFLFPPERAYARVQTLSGGERNRLVLARLFTQPANVLVLDEPTNDLDIETLELLESYLIEWPGTLLLVSHDRAFIDHVVTSTLVFEGGGYVQEYVGGYEDWLRQRGTREIAAKAQPERTARPAEPPVTVVTRKKPTYREQRELEQLPAQIEALEREHAQLTASITDPLFYRQPADSITQALARLEALARELHDAYARWDELDSRIARGRA, encoded by the coding sequence ATGGCGCTCGTTACACTCGATCACGTCTCCCTCGCGTATGGACACGTCCCGCTGCTCGACGATGCAAGCCTGCAGGTCGAAGCCGGCGAACGTGTGTGCGTGATCGGCCGGAACGGTACCGGCAAATCCACATTGCTCCAGATCCTCAGCGGAGATCAGGTCCCTGACAGCGGCTCGGTGTGGCGACAGCCTGACGTTGGGGTCGCGCGACTCGTGCAGGATGTTCCCCTGTCGTCCAACCGTCCTGTGTTCGACGTCGTCGCGGAAGGGCTGGGCAACCTCGGCGAGTTGGTGGCCGCCTACCATCACGCGGCGGTTGAGGTGGCCGAACGAGGTACCGACATCTCGCTCGACAAGCTTGGCAGGCTGCAGCGCGAACTCGAAGAGCGGGACGGTTGGCGCCTCGAACAGCGCGTGGAAACCGTCCTCGATCGTCTGGGTCTCCCGGCCGAGGCCATCGTCGACGCCTTGTCGGGAGGCTGGCGGCGGCGCGTGCTGCTGGCGCGGGCGCTGGTGGCCCAGCCGCAACTCCTCCTGCTCGACGAGCCCACCAATCATCTCGACATCGACGCGATGATCTGGCTCGAAGAGTTTCTCAAGACGTACGCAGGTGCGGTGGTGTTTGTCACCCACGATCGGATGTTTCTCCAGAATCTGGCAACACGGATCGTGGAGTTGGATCGCGGCCAACTGACGTCGTGGCCGGGCGACTACGCGACCTTTCTCCGCAGGAAGGAAGAATGGCTTGCGAGTGAAGCCGCGCAGAACAACAAGTTCGACAAGCGGCTCGCCGAGGAAGAGGTGTGGCTTCGCCAGGGCATCAAGGCGCGGCGGACGCGGGATGAAGGCCGGGTTCGCGCGCTGATGGCCATGCGACAAGAGCGGGCCGCACGGCGCGCGCAGGTCGGTAATGTGCGTCTGCGGGCCGAGATCGGCGAGCGCTCTGGCCGGCTCGTGTTCGAGGCCGTCGGCATCTCGAAATCGTTCGGCGACAAGGCCGTCGTCCGTGATCTGTCGGTACGCATGATGCGCGGCGATCGTGTGGGGTTGATCGGTCCGAACGGTTCGGGCAAGACGACCCTGCTTCGATTGTTGATCGGCGACCTCACGCCCGACACGGGCTACGTGAAGCGCGGTGCCAACGTCCAGGTGGCGTATTACGACCAGCAGCGCGAGCAGCTCGATCCCCAGCGCACGGTGTTTGACACGGTCGGCGACGGAAACGACACGGTTACGGTAAACGGCCGCACGCAGCACGTCCACGGATACCTCCGCGATTTTCTGTTTCCACCTGAGCGTGCGTACGCCCGGGTTCAGACGCTGTCTGGCGGCGAGCGAAATCGCTTGGTGCTGGCACGCCTGTTCACACAACCTGCCAATGTCCTCGTCCTCGATGAGCCCACGAACGATCTCGATATCGAGACGCTGGAATTGCTCGAATCGTATCTCATCGAGTGGCCGGGCACACTGCTGCTCGTCAGCCACGATCGCGCATTCATCGATCACGTCGTCACGAGCACGCTCGTCTTCGAAGGCGGCGGATACGTGCAGGAATACGTCGGTGGATACGAAGACTGGCTGCGGCAGCGCGGCACCCGGGAGATAGCAGCTAAGGCGCAGCCGGAGAGGACGGCACGCCCTGCGGAACCGCCCGTGACGGTAGTAACCAGGAAGAAACCGACCTATCGCGAGCAAAGGGAACTCGAGCAGCTTCCGGCGCAGATCGAAGCCCTGGAACGCGAGCACGCGCAATTGACCGCCTCGATCACCGACCCCCTCTTTTACCGTCAGCCGGCCGATTCCATCACGCAAGCGCTCGCACGCCTCGAGGCGCTGGCGCGCGAGCTTCACGACGCCTACGCCCGCTGGGATGAGCTCGATTCCCGCATCGCACGCGGACGCGCGTGA